A stretch of Streptococcus sp. oral taxon 061 DNA encodes these proteins:
- the rplN gene encoding 50S ribosomal protein L14, whose amino-acid sequence MIQTETRLKVADNSGAREILTIKVLGGSKRKFANIGDVIVASVKQATPGGAVKKGDVVKAVIVRTKSGARRADGSYIKFDENAAVIIRDDKTPRGTRIFGPVARELREGGFMKIVSLAPEVL is encoded by the coding sequence ATGATTCAAACAGAAACTCGTTTGAAAGTCGCAGACAACAGCGGTGCACGCGAAATCTTGACTATCAAAGTTCTTGGTGGTTCTAAACGTAAATTTGCGAACATCGGTGATGTTATTGTGGCATCTGTAAAACAAGCTACTCCTGGTGGTGCGGTTAAAAAAGGTGACGTTGTTAAAGCAGTTATCGTTCGTACTAAATCAGGTGCTCGTCGTGCTGATGGTTCATACATCAAATTTGACGAAAACGCAGCAGTTATCATCCGTGACGACAAAACTCCTCGCGGAACACGTATCTTTGGCCCAGTTGCACGTGAATTGCGTGAAGGTGGCTTCATGAAGATCGTGTCACTTGCTCCAGAAGTACTTTAA